The following DNA comes from Pirellulales bacterium.
AACTCGCCGAGGAACCGTTTCTCGTCGTGGCCGTCACCGGCGGGACCAACACCGGCAAGAGCGCGATCTTCAATCATCTCGTCGGCAGCCGCACCAGCCTCGTCGATCCAAACGCCACGCAGACGCGCCATCCGGTTTGCTCGGCCGCCAAAGCGTTCCTGGCCAACCACGCCCCGGAACTCGCCCGCGTGTTTGCCGACTTCGAATTGCGCCCCTGGCATTCCGAACGCGATGCAGTCGACGACGGACCGGCGAATGCGCTGATCGTGCGGGAAGAGCCGGGCGGCACACAGCCCGAGCGATTGTTGCTGCTCGACACGCCCGACGTCGATGGCACGCTCAAGGAAAACTGGCGGCTTGCCGAAATCGTGCGCCATGCGGCCGACGTGCTGGTTTGCGTGCTGACACAGCAAAAATACAACGACGCGGCGATCCGCGATTTCTTTCGTCCGGCCGCCGACGTGGATAAAACCGTTCTGGTCGTGTTCAACATGGTCAATCAGCCGGACTCGCGGCGGCAACGCGAGGTTATCGCCGGCTGGCTGAAAACGTTTCGAGCCGCGACTGGCGTCGATCCGGTGCAGGCGTACGTCGCTCCTTGGGACGAGCCAGCCGTCGAAGCCAACCGTCTACATTTCTATCCGCTCACGCCCGGCGCGACCAACCCGCGGCAAGATCTCGCCGATTTGCAGTTCGACGCGATCAAGATTCGCTCGTTTCGCGGCAGCTTGCGCGGAGTGCTCGATCCGGGGAAGGGTTTGCCGGCGTATCTGGCGATCCTCGAACGGCGAGCGCAGGAATATTCCCAGGCGCGCGACGTGCTTTGCCGCATGAACTACTCCGATCGACTCGATCTGCCGCCGTTTCCGCCTCGGCGATTGATGGACGAAATCTGGCGTTGGCTGGAGCCGCGCCGCACGCGGCTCGACCGGTTTGTGCACGGGGCCTATGCCGCGGGTTGGACCGCCGTGACCGCGGCAATCCGGAGCGCCCAAGCAGTTGCGTTGCGGCTGGCTGGCAGCATGCCGGCCGAAGCCGAGCCGGACGAAGCGACGCTGTTTCACCAGCGCGAGCGAGATTGCCTGCGAATCGCCGTCGCTCGATGGTTGGAACAGTTGAACGAATACCGCCGCATTGGCAGCGAATTACTTCGGACCGAGCTCGAGCGCGCTCTCGATGCTGTCGACCGGCAGCAACTGTTCGACGAGCTCGAAGCCCGGCATCGCATGATGCCGATGATCAGCGATTCGTCGCGGAAATTCATCCACGACGAACTGGATGCGTTCGAGCGGCAAAATCCGCGATTGGTGAAAACTCTCAC
Coding sequences within:
- a CDS encoding GTPase, encoding MTSRTLSYRDWVAQVAALAGAVRKIDRLGQAMGLRPAAEAEWHGNLFQKLLPQLAEEPFLVVAVTGGTNTGKSAIFNHLVGSRTSLVDPNATQTRHPVCSAAKAFLANHAPELARVFADFELRPWHSERDAVDDGPANALIVREEPGGTQPERLLLLDTPDVDGTLKENWRLAEIVRHAADVLVCVLTQQKYNDAAIRDFFRPAADVDKTVLVVFNMVNQPDSRRQREVIAGWLKTFRAATGVDPVQAYVAPWDEPAVEANRLHFYPLTPGATNPRQDLADLQFDAIKIRSFRGSLRGVLDPGKGLPAYLAILERRAQEYSQARDVLCRMNYSDRLDLPPFPPRRLMDEIWRWLEPRRTRLDRFVHGAYAAGWTAVTAAIRSAQAVALRLAGSMPAEAEPDEATLFHQRERDCLRIAVARWLEQLNEYRRIGSELLRTELERALDAVDRQQLFDELEARHRMMPMISDSSRKFIHDELDAFERQNPRLVKTLTAGLLAAAVARPAASITLGYMGGHAFDQLAWHVVVNWLTDFTAGAAGAAVGEAAALQTGQIALVPLIRRLYARLYKERTEVLFNELKQLVLGPTLERIDRFANAAKTDNFFTAVRAIDELRSSLATAESAAGPVTNSGII